A region from the Candidatus Eremiobacterota bacterium genome encodes:
- a CDS encoding MFS transporter, which yields MEHRVLAVDQIADPPGNTRVLLISSLAFAFGFAVWGMFSALAPFLIKWYNFSATQVLVLAAMEPCFAAAVSIPLGILTDKFGGRTVFTLLLLSLAVPLFFGLFAHGYFPLLLVGTLLGLGGATFVVGNAHVASWYPKSKQGTALGIFAMGNIGITVGMITVTYLATHVLNARGPDGWRLVFPIFGVSTLLMALVYWFFTSDSPHGQQKGASLREIAAVYRSGSLVWLVPYLYWVSFGTLTFFASSMPTYLVDRWHIDAVQASMMYTPLLVACVAFTRPLGGWLADRFDPLRILGWLFGFMVVLTVVMTIQISVQIELFAMYGLALLAGTTAAAVVKLIPLYFRQVGAVSGLAKAAGAACGFTMTIILAASKNLPGGYTIGFAIWALMHVAAFYIALSRVGFRHVKLDAETVAAGVHSNIEAGVGARGPA from the coding sequence GTGGAACATCGCGTTCTCGCGGTCGATCAGATCGCCGATCCGCCGGGCAACACCAGGGTCTTATTGATATCGTCCCTGGCCTTTGCGTTCGGTTTTGCGGTGTGGGGAATGTTTTCCGCGCTCGCCCCATTCTTGATCAAGTGGTACAACTTCAGCGCCACCCAGGTGCTCGTGTTGGCCGCGATGGAGCCCTGCTTTGCGGCCGCGGTCAGCATCCCGCTCGGCATCCTCACGGACAAATTCGGCGGCCGAACGGTGTTCACGCTGTTGCTGCTGAGCCTCGCCGTTCCGCTGTTTTTCGGGCTCTTCGCGCACGGCTACTTCCCCTTGCTGCTGGTCGGGACGCTGCTGGGTCTCGGCGGCGCGACCTTCGTGGTCGGCAACGCTCACGTAGCGTCCTGGTATCCGAAATCGAAGCAGGGCACAGCCCTCGGCATCTTCGCGATGGGCAATATCGGAATCACCGTCGGGATGATCACGGTCACGTACCTCGCTACGCACGTTCTGAACGCGCGCGGCCCGGACGGCTGGCGGCTGGTATTTCCGATCTTCGGCGTTTCCACGCTCCTGATGGCGCTCGTCTACTGGTTTTTCACCTCCGATTCGCCGCACGGCCAGCAAAAGGGCGCGTCGCTCCGTGAAATCGCGGCCGTGTACCGCTCCGGCTCGCTGGTATGGCTCGTCCCGTACCTTTACTGGGTTTCCTTCGGCACCCTCACCTTCTTCGCGTCGTCGATGCCGACATATCTCGTCGACCGGTGGCATATCGATGCGGTCCAGGCGTCGATGATGTACACCCCGCTGCTGGTGGCCTGCGTCGCCTTCACCCGGCCGCTGGGAGGCTGGCTCGCCGACCGTTTCGATCCACTGCGAATCCTGGGCTGGCTGTTCGGCTTCATGGTCGTCCTGACCGTCGTCATGACAATCCAGATCTCGGTGCAGATCGAGTTGTTCGCGATGTATGGGCTGGCGCTGCTGGCCGGCACCACCGCGGCGGCGGTCGTCAAGCTGATTCCCCTCTACTTCCGGCAGGTGGGCGCGGTGAGCGGACTGGCCAAGGCCGCCGGCGCCGCCTGCGGTTTCACCATGACGATCATCCTGGCAGCCAGCAAGAATCTTCCGGGCGGCTACACCATCGGCTTTGCCATCTGGGCGCTGATGCACGTCGCCGCGTTCTACATCGCACTTTCGCGCGTCGGGTTCAGGCACGTAAAACTCGACGCCGAAACCGTCGCTGCGGGAGTCCATTCGAACATCGAAGCTGGAGTCGGCGCTCGTGGACCCGCGTGA
- a CDS encoding heme-copper oxidase subunit III, whose translation MAARYHDVDPVYAETRDLRLLGFVLFLLSDCILFGAFIFAYIYLRVSAPAWPPFVGGHQLPWFDTSFAAFNSIVLFGSGVTMHFALENWKHLNKRKFNMWLIATIILGIGFLLGQAHEYSVVGISWAGSTMGASFFTLTGMHGFHVFVGVCFLTTLAIQANRGVYTGSKYFGLTAGTLYWHFVDVIWVALFFLFYLW comes from the coding sequence GTGGCCGCCCGCTACCACGACGTCGATCCCGTCTACGCCGAAACCCGCGATCTGCGGCTGCTGGGCTTCGTGTTGTTCCTGCTCAGCGACTGCATCCTGTTCGGCGCGTTCATCTTCGCCTACATCTACCTGCGGGTCTCCGCGCCGGCCTGGCCGCCGTTCGTCGGCGGCCACCAGCTGCCGTGGTTCGACACGAGCTTCGCGGCGTTCAACTCGATCGTGCTGTTCGGCTCCGGGGTCACGATGCACTTCGCGCTCGAGAACTGGAAGCACCTGAACAAGCGCAAGTTCAACATGTGGCTGATCGCGACGATCATCCTCGGGATCGGGTTCTTGCTGGGCCAAGCGCACGAGTACTCGGTGGTCGGGATCAGCTGGGCGGGCAGCACGATGGGCGCGTCGTTCTTCACCCTGACCGGGATGCACGGTTTCCACGTCTTCGTCGGCGTCTGTTTCTTGACGACCCTCGCGATTCAGGCCAACCGTGGCGTGTACACCGGCTCGAAGTATTTCGGATTGACGGCGGGGACGCTCTACTGGCACTTCGTCGACGTGATCTGGGTCGCGCTCTTCTTCCTCTTCTACCTGTGGTGA
- a CDS encoding group 1 truncated hemoglobin, translating to MQSQANATLYERLGGAWKIAILVDDFIDRILTDPRFDANPRLKEASRNVSKAGLKYLVTEMTCWATGGPQTYTGRSMTESHRHLMIGDDEWESFMDDFRRSMDACKVRPPEQAELLAILERSKSAIVVPKGEG from the coding sequence GTGCAAAGTCAAGCGAACGCGACGCTGTACGAGCGATTGGGCGGCGCCTGGAAGATCGCCATTCTCGTCGACGACTTCATCGACCGGATCCTGACCGATCCGCGATTCGATGCGAACCCGCGCCTCAAAGAAGCGAGCCGGAACGTTTCGAAAGCCGGTTTGAAGTACTTGGTGACGGAGATGACGTGCTGGGCGACCGGCGGGCCTCAAACGTACACCGGCCGCTCGATGACCGAGTCGCACCGGCATCTCATGATCGGCGATGACGAATGGGAGTCGTTCATGGACGACTTCCGGCGCTCGATGGACGCGTGCAAAGTGCGCCCGCCGGAGCAGGCCGAGCTGCTCGCGATCCTGGAGCGCTCGAAATCCGCGATCGTCGTTCCGAAAGGCGAGGGCTAA
- a CDS encoding peroxiredoxin, with amino-acid sequence MTVRDDSGTEVSTHDLLGAKHLVLYFYPKDDTWGCTKEATQFRESYESFRRKDAEIVGVSRDSVESHRLFKEKYLIPYRLLADVESRLCDAFGVIVEENVYGKNAIQRSTFVFDPSGTLVRAWPKVTVLGHADEVLKEL; translated from the coding sequence GTGACCGTTCGTGACGACTCCGGCACGGAGGTTTCGACGCACGATCTGCTCGGCGCCAAGCACCTCGTGCTCTACTTCTATCCGAAGGACGACACGTGGGGCTGCACCAAGGAAGCGACGCAATTCCGCGAGTCGTACGAGAGCTTTCGCCGCAAGGACGCCGAGATCGTCGGCGTCAGCCGTGATTCGGTCGAATCGCACCGGCTGTTCAAGGAGAAATACTTGATCCCGTACCGGCTGCTGGCGGACGTCGAGTCGCGGCTGTGCGACGCGTTCGGCGTCATCGTCGAGGAGAACGTCTACGGCAAGAACGCGATCCAGCGCTCGACGTTCGTCTTCGACCCGAGCGGCACGCTGGTGCGCGCTTGGCCGAAGGTGACGGTGCTGGGGCACGCCGACGAAGTCCTGAAGGAGCTGTAG
- a CDS encoding cbb3-type cytochrome c oxidase subunit I, producing MHAGTTTTHDAHDVHDHIHPAPEGFIRKYVFSLDHKVIGFQYFFTGLFLLLIAGSFAELVRLQLTKPEGAIMSHNAYNEMFTMHGTAMVWMVLIPLVTGAIGNFVMPLQIGARDVAFPWLNMASFWIFPIAALILFSSMLFGGPHAGWTEYPPISLADGTAGALWCMAIFVIGISSTMTGLNFMVTIIKMRAPGMTWTRMPLFVWATFATALMNMFATVALSAATGALFIEHVFNVPFFDASRGGSPVLFEHMFWFYSHPAVYIFIIPAFGVVSEVLPVFARKPIFGYKMIAFSSMAISILAFTVWAHHMFPSGLAPWLQLPFMILTYAIGIPTGIKVFSWMATLWGGRIHYTTAMLYAMGFLITFTFGGITGVFLASVPVDLHMHGTYFVVGHFHYVVAGGAVMGFLAAIPYWYPKATGRMMSERIGQLSFWLFFIGLNGTFLPMHWLGLEGMPRRYASYIDFAKSNPDAQFWNTFETAMSFLMVASVGLLVFNVLWSIKHGKVAGINPWGARTLEWTISSPPPYYNFKKLPEVYGRPYDYDRPLPYKNTDNELDEYPEYGRVLMPIPTPAAVGA from the coding sequence ATGCACGCCGGAACCACTACGACCCACGACGCCCACGACGTTCACGACCACATCCATCCCGCGCCGGAAGGATTCATCCGGAAGTACGTCTTCTCGCTCGACCACAAGGTGATCGGGTTCCAGTACTTCTTCACCGGCTTGTTCCTGCTCCTCATCGCCGGCTCGTTCGCCGAGCTCGTGCGCCTTCAGCTGACGAAGCCCGAAGGCGCGATCATGAGCCACAACGCGTATAACGAGATGTTCACCATGCACGGCACGGCGATGGTGTGGATGGTCCTGATCCCGCTCGTGACCGGAGCGATCGGCAACTTCGTCATGCCGCTCCAGATCGGCGCGCGCGACGTCGCGTTCCCCTGGCTCAACATGGCGAGCTTCTGGATCTTCCCGATCGCGGCGCTGATCCTGTTCAGCTCGATGCTGTTCGGCGGCCCGCACGCCGGGTGGACGGAGTACCCGCCGATCTCCTTGGCGGACGGAACGGCAGGTGCGCTCTGGTGCATGGCGATCTTCGTGATCGGGATAAGCTCGACGATGACCGGGCTGAACTTCATGGTCACGATCATCAAGATGCGCGCGCCGGGCATGACCTGGACGCGCATGCCGCTGTTCGTGTGGGCCACGTTCGCGACCGCGCTGATGAACATGTTCGCGACCGTCGCGCTGTCGGCCGCCACCGGTGCGCTGTTCATCGAGCACGTCTTCAACGTGCCGTTCTTCGACGCGTCCCGCGGCGGGAGCCCGGTGCTCTTCGAGCACATGTTCTGGTTCTACTCGCACCCCGCGGTCTACATCTTCATCATTCCGGCGTTCGGCGTCGTCTCCGAAGTGCTGCCGGTGTTCGCCCGCAAGCCGATCTTCGGCTACAAGATGATCGCGTTCTCCTCGATGGCGATCTCGATCTTGGCGTTCACCGTGTGGGCGCACCACATGTTCCCGAGCGGACTCGCCCCGTGGCTGCAGCTTCCGTTCATGATCCTGACGTACGCGATCGGCATCCCGACCGGGATCAAGGTCTTCTCCTGGATGGCGACGCTGTGGGGCGGCCGCATCCACTACACGACCGCGATGCTCTACGCGATGGGCTTCCTGATCACGTTCACGTTCGGCGGCATCACCGGCGTGTTCTTGGCCTCGGTCCCCGTCGATCTCCACATGCACGGCACCTACTTCGTGGTGGGGCACTTCCACTACGTCGTCGCCGGCGGCGCCGTCATGGGCTTCCTGGCCGCGATCCCGTACTGGTACCCGAAAGCTACCGGCCGCATGATGAGCGAGCGGATCGGACAGCTGAGCTTCTGGCTGTTCTTCATCGGGCTCAACGGAACGTTCTTGCCGATGCACTGGCTGGGACTCGAAGGGATGCCGCGCCGGTACGCCTCGTACATCGACTTCGCGAAGTCGAACCCCGACGCGCAGTTCTGGAACACCTTCGAGACCGCGATGTCGTTCTTGATGGTCGCCTCCGTCGGGCTGCTGGTCTTCAACGTGCTCTGGAGCATCAAGCACGGGAAGGTCGCCGGGATCAACCCGTGGGGAGCGCGCACCCTCGAGTGGACGATCAGCTCGCCCCCGCCGTACTACAACTTCAAGAAGCTGCCTGAAGTGTACGGGCGCCCGTACGACTACGACCGGCCGCTGCCGTACAAGAACACGGACAACGAGCTTGACGAGTACCCCGAATACGGGAGAGTGCTGATGCCGATTCCGACGCCGGCCGCGGTGGGAGCGTAA
- the coxB gene encoding cytochrome c oxidase subunit II, producing MTALLTLLSLGTTYYYLFGSIDWIMPGASHPVADRASDVDGLFKFMAVFGTAILIYVSGYVIYFGIEFRARPTDPPDLVGVPVHDAPKLELWWTVLPTILLAVLTALSINVWYKIQFGTGAPALTMEVVGHQFYFEYRYPGLKTSVFSKTEPMHLPLGVPVRILITSADVIHQFWVPEIRLKQAAVPGLVQNLNYTPLRAGTYDIACSEFCGPDHSVMHGQLIIEPVADFNKWLEGQKKAAASAGATVNLANGSADAGKATFAQKCAACHNNPPTPFDQKLVGPGLAKITDDPAHPTLVTGKPPTPANIADILQNGFTGPIGTMPNRQANALSDKDIADLVAYLTSLK from the coding sequence GTGACCGCCCTACTGACGCTCTTGAGCCTCGGCACCACGTACTACTACCTCTTCGGCTCGATCGATTGGATCATGCCGGGCGCCTCGCATCCGGTCGCCGACCGCGCCTCCGACGTCGACGGGCTCTTCAAGTTCATGGCGGTGTTCGGCACCGCGATCCTCATCTACGTCTCCGGCTACGTCATCTATTTCGGGATCGAGTTTCGCGCGCGCCCGACCGACCCGCCCGATCTGGTCGGCGTCCCGGTCCACGACGCGCCGAAGCTCGAGCTGTGGTGGACGGTGCTCCCGACGATCCTGCTCGCCGTGCTGACGGCGCTCAGCATCAACGTCTGGTACAAGATCCAGTTCGGCACCGGCGCGCCCGCCTTGACGATGGAAGTCGTCGGGCACCAGTTCTATTTCGAGTACCGCTACCCGGGCCTGAAGACGTCCGTGTTCTCGAAGACGGAGCCGATGCATCTCCCGCTCGGCGTTCCGGTGCGAATCCTCATCACGTCCGCCGACGTGATCCACCAGTTCTGGGTCCCGGAGATCAGGCTCAAGCAGGCCGCCGTGCCCGGGCTCGTGCAGAACCTCAACTACACGCCGCTGCGCGCCGGCACCTACGACATCGCCTGCTCCGAGTTTTGCGGACCGGACCACAGCGTGATGCACGGCCAGCTCATCATCGAGCCGGTCGCGGACTTCAACAAGTGGCTCGAGGGCCAGAAGAAGGCCGCGGCCAGCGCCGGCGCCACGGTCAACCTCGCGAACGGCAGCGCCGACGCCGGCAAAGCGACGTTCGCGCAAAAGTGCGCCGCCTGCCACAACAACCCGCCGACACCGTTCGACCAGAAGCTCGTCGGTCCGGGCTTGGCAAAGATCACCGACGACCCCGCGCATCCGACCTTGGTGACCGGCAAGCCGCCGACGCCCGCGAACATCGCCGACATCCTGCAGAACGGCTTCACCGGCCCGATCGGCACGATGCCCAACCGGCAAGCGAACGCGCTGTCCGACAAAGACATCGCCGACCTCGTTGCCTACCTCACCAGCCTCAAATAG
- the thiO gene encoding glycine oxidase ThiO — translation MIVVIGAGLIGLSVAYELAKRGADVRVLEAQDSAASPSWAGAGRLSPFTESDGGEEEELFLATALGTYQVFVKELHKRTGVDPYLRIDGIVEVALDEANATRLSERAASLVARGIHAHWLEPDEARRIEPSLGPHTLGASLIEDEGQIDNRQLGHALRLACVDAGVRLEERVGPVALETDGDRAVGVRAGDQVVAAEAVVNAAGAWAGKLPGVPPEVRIPLDPVRGQLLVLAMPRRLVTRMMAVPGAYLIPRTDGTLVIGEAVAEEGFEVRVDPFSTKGLRDAAVRALPALANLEIAETWAGLRPRSPNGRPFIGRTALEGYYVAAGHYRNALLLAPATALAVANVIEGKDS, via the coding sequence ATGATCGTCGTCATCGGCGCCGGACTGATCGGCCTTTCCGTCGCGTACGAGCTCGCCAAACGCGGCGCCGACGTGCGCGTTCTCGAAGCGCAAGACTCCGCTGCGTCGCCGTCGTGGGCGGGTGCCGGCCGGCTCTCGCCGTTCACCGAATCGGACGGCGGCGAGGAGGAAGAGCTTTTCCTCGCGACCGCGCTCGGCACGTACCAAGTCTTCGTCAAGGAACTGCACAAGCGCACCGGCGTCGACCCGTATCTGCGCATCGACGGGATCGTCGAGGTCGCGCTCGACGAAGCGAACGCGACGCGCTTGAGCGAGCGCGCCGCGTCGCTCGTCGCGCGCGGCATCCACGCGCACTGGCTGGAACCCGACGAAGCGCGCCGGATCGAGCCTTCGCTCGGACCGCACACGCTCGGCGCATCGCTCATCGAGGACGAGGGCCAGATCGACAACCGGCAGCTCGGCCACGCGCTGCGCCTCGCCTGCGTCGACGCCGGCGTGCGGCTCGAAGAGCGTGTCGGGCCCGTCGCGCTGGAGACGGACGGCGACCGCGCCGTCGGCGTTCGCGCGGGCGACCAGGTCGTCGCCGCAGAGGCGGTGGTCAACGCCGCCGGCGCCTGGGCCGGCAAGCTTCCCGGCGTCCCGCCCGAGGTTCGCATCCCGCTCGACCCGGTCCGCGGTCAGCTGCTGGTCCTGGCGATGCCGCGCCGGCTGGTGACCCGGATGATGGCGGTTCCCGGCGCGTACCTGATCCCGCGCACCGACGGAACGCTCGTGATCGGTGAAGCGGTCGCCGAGGAAGGCTTCGAGGTCCGCGTCGATCCGTTCTCGACGAAAGGCCTGCGCGACGCCGCGGTGCGCGCCTTGCCGGCGCTCGCGAATTTGGAGATAGCGGAGACGTGGGCCGGCTTGCGCCCTCGCTCGCCGAACGGCCGGCCGTTCATCGGCCGGACCGCGCTCGAGGGCTACTACGTCGCGGCCGGGCACTACCGCAACGCACTCCTCTTGGCGCCCGCGACCGCGCTCGCCGTCGCGAACGTGATCGAGGGGAAAGACTCGTGA
- a CDS encoding NarK/NasA family nitrate transporter codes for MQNSRQAYVNLALATAAFVVAFAAWSTVSPLSRQIQADYKLDNTAISLLIAVPTLLGALMRIPMGILTDRFGGRITFTALLSFTMVPVAFLGFADSYWAYVAGAFFLGVAGASFAIGIPFVSRWFTADKQGTALGIYGVGNIGTAAAVFAMAPLVHALGGRQGAFWFFLVPLAAMAVVFWLFARDAPGAVQPAPLGASLAAVTRVPLTWHLGLFYFVTFGGFVFFANYLPQLLGDWFPLDRQDAPLQAAIFTMGATFARPVGGWFADQMGGSKVLVWVFAFVVLTRLMLAWQAGNANIVIVTDLLFALALGLGIGNGAIFKLVAQNFPKNTGLVGGLVGAAGGLGGFFPPIIMGAVRDYTGSYALGFIILATLAVLCLALLVIKAPASERPENRDSAAGSRP; via the coding sequence ATGCAGAACTCGCGTCAGGCCTACGTCAACCTCGCTTTGGCGACGGCGGCGTTCGTCGTCGCCTTCGCGGCCTGGAGCACGGTGTCACCGCTCTCGCGCCAGATTCAGGCCGACTACAAGCTCGACAACACCGCGATCAGCTTGCTGATCGCGGTCCCGACGCTGCTCGGCGCGCTCATGCGCATCCCGATGGGGATCCTGACCGATCGCTTCGGCGGCCGCATCACGTTCACGGCGTTGCTGTCGTTCACCATGGTGCCGGTCGCGTTCTTGGGTTTCGCCGACTCGTATTGGGCGTACGTCGCCGGAGCATTTTTCCTGGGCGTCGCGGGGGCCAGCTTTGCGATCGGTATTCCGTTCGTTTCGCGCTGGTTCACCGCCGATAAGCAGGGCACCGCGCTCGGCATCTACGGCGTCGGCAACATCGGCACCGCCGCGGCGGTGTTCGCGATGGCGCCGTTGGTGCACGCGCTCGGCGGCCGGCAGGGCGCGTTTTGGTTCTTTCTCGTCCCGCTGGCAGCGATGGCGGTCGTCTTTTGGCTGTTCGCGCGTGACGCGCCGGGAGCGGTTCAACCCGCGCCGCTCGGCGCGAGCCTCGCCGCAGTCACGCGCGTCCCGCTGACCTGGCACCTCGGATTGTTCTACTTCGTCACGTTCGGCGGCTTCGTGTTCTTCGCGAACTACTTGCCGCAGCTGCTCGGCGACTGGTTCCCGCTCGACCGCCAAGACGCGCCGTTGCAGGCGGCGATCTTCACCATGGGAGCGACCTTCGCGCGGCCGGTCGGCGGCTGGTTCGCCGACCAGATGGGCGGTTCGAAGGTGCTGGTCTGGGTCTTCGCGTTCGTCGTGCTGACCCGGCTCATGCTGGCGTGGCAGGCGGGCAACGCCAACATCGTGATCGTGACGGATTTGCTGTTCGCGCTGGCGCTCGGTTTGGGGATCGGCAACGGAGCCATCTTCAAGCTCGTCGCGCAAAACTTTCCGAAGAACACGGGCCTGGTCGGCGGCCTCGTCGGCGCGGCGGGCGGCCTGGGCGGTTTCTTCCCCCCGATCATCATGGGCGCGGTGCGCGACTACACCGGCAGCTATGCGCTGGGCTTCATCATTCTGGCGACGCTCGCGGTGTTGTGTCTCGCGCTGCTGGTGATCAAGGCGCCGGCGTCCGAGCGACCCGAAAACCGAGATAGCGCAGCCGGTAGTCGGCCGTGA
- a CDS encoding winged helix-turn-helix domain-containing protein codes for MVALRPALPAADQRPAADEEFRAWAIEDVLDAALSSTGAEVAEIFLRDQDGSGVSLAGLRGPFADAFNQITHFEEGDGFPGLVVSEGRPLEAAGVSHDLRFRRTNVQQLGFEYFLCVPIPGRERPMGSLDVAWRRGSDALFRHCVQLSRDAERLGLLLDRQAAAANGKSARGAARASGHERQLDVRALGGFEASLGTAPLSLDRFARRRAVTLLKILLTNYGKVVVRDELIELLWPSDAPKDAAKLVKIAVHYLRRGLGEAQNGNAESFIVTEPAGYAFNPASPHRFDALEFEAAATEGLRFERQGRWREAFAALRTAAELYRGDYLEDEPYSDWCRRRRTQLREMLFDVLTTTGRLLASAGDFEGAIRCYRRILELDPCLEEIHRHLMEALHRCGKRTQALRQYEACRRALQEEFDAVPVLETETLYNSILGRNSA; via the coding sequence GTGGTCGCTCTGAGACCCGCGCTGCCCGCCGCCGATCAGCGCCCCGCCGCGGACGAAGAGTTCCGCGCGTGGGCGATCGAGGACGTCCTGGACGCGGCGCTGAGCTCGACCGGCGCGGAAGTCGCCGAGATCTTCCTGCGCGACCAGGACGGCTCGGGCGTTTCGCTCGCCGGCCTGCGCGGCCCGTTCGCCGACGCGTTCAACCAGATCACGCACTTCGAAGAGGGCGACGGCTTTCCGGGTCTGGTCGTCTCCGAGGGCCGGCCGCTCGAAGCCGCCGGCGTCTCACACGATCTGCGGTTTCGGCGCACGAACGTGCAGCAGCTCGGCTTCGAGTATTTTCTGTGCGTGCCGATACCGGGACGCGAACGTCCGATGGGCAGCTTGGACGTCGCCTGGCGCCGCGGCTCCGACGCGCTCTTCCGGCATTGCGTGCAGCTCTCGCGTGACGCCGAACGGCTCGGCCTGCTCCTCGACCGGCAAGCTGCGGCAGCGAACGGAAAAAGCGCGCGCGGCGCCGCCCGGGCGAGCGGTCACGAGCGGCAGCTGGACGTGCGCGCGCTCGGCGGGTTCGAAGCTTCACTCGGCACGGCGCCGCTGAGCCTGGACCGGTTCGCGCGCAGGCGCGCGGTGACGCTGCTGAAGATTTTGCTGACCAACTACGGCAAGGTCGTCGTGCGCGACGAGCTGATCGAGCTGCTGTGGCCGTCCGACGCGCCGAAAGACGCCGCCAAGCTGGTGAAGATCGCCGTTCACTACTTGCGCCGCGGGCTGGGCGAGGCGCAGAACGGGAACGCCGAGTCGTTCATCGTCACCGAGCCGGCCGGCTACGCGTTCAATCCCGCCTCACCGCACCGCTTCGACGCGCTGGAGTTCGAGGCCGCGGCGACCGAAGGTCTGCGCTTCGAACGGCAGGGCCGCTGGCGCGAAGCGTTCGCCGCGCTGCGGACCGCGGCGGAGCTGTACCGCGGCGACTACCTGGAGGACGAGCCGTACAGCGATTGGTGCCGGCGGCGGCGCACGCAGCTGCGCGAGATGCTGTTCGACGTGCTGACGACGACGGGGCGACTTCTGGCCAGTGCCGGAGACTTCGAAGGGGCGATTCGTTGCTACCGCCGCATCCTCGAGCTCGACCCCTGCCTCGAGGAAATACACCGCCATTTAATGGAAGCGCTCCACCGCTGCGGGAAGCGCACGCAGGCGCTCCGCCAGTACGAAGCGTGTCGCCGCGCCCTGCAGGAAGAGTTCGACGCCGTCCCCGTCCTCGAAACGGAGACGCTCTACAACAGCATCCTGGGCCGCAATTCCGCCTAG
- a CDS encoding formylglycine-generating enzyme family protein, with product MVVVPAGKFSMGSPAGEPGRAADETPQHTVTIARRFAVGRFEVTFDEWDACAADGGCNGYKPSDEGWGRGRRPVVNVSWNDANAYATWLSKKTGKSYRLLSESEYEYAARAGTQTAYPWGTAVGTNKADCHACGSQWDARQTAPVGSFAANGFGLYDMVGNVREWTQDCYHPNYSGAPADGSAWTQGANCYDRVVRGGSWLLAPEFLRSASRYWFTADYRLRYLGFRVARTPAP from the coding sequence ATGGTGGTCGTCCCGGCCGGAAAGTTTTCGATGGGATCACCCGCCGGCGAGCCGGGACGTGCTGCGGACGAAACCCCGCAACACACGGTGACGATTGCGCGGCGATTCGCAGTCGGCCGGTTCGAGGTGACGTTCGACGAATGGGACGCGTGCGCGGCCGACGGCGGCTGCAACGGCTACAAGCCCTCCGACGAAGGCTGGGGCCGCGGCCGCCGGCCGGTGGTCAACGTTTCCTGGAACGATGCGAACGCGTACGCAACGTGGCTGTCGAAAAAAACCGGCAAGTCGTATCGGCTGCTCTCGGAGTCCGAATACGAGTATGCGGCGCGTGCCGGGACGCAGACGGCGTATCCCTGGGGCACTGCCGTCGGCACGAACAAGGCCGACTGCCATGCCTGCGGGAGCCAATGGGACGCCAGACAAACGGCCCCGGTCGGCTCGTTCGCCGCGAACGGATTCGGTCTCTACGACATGGTCGGCAACGTCCGAGAGTGGACGCAGGATTGCTACCACCCGAACTACAGCGGCGCGCCGGCGGACGGCTCGGCTTGGACTCAGGGCGCGAACTGTTACGACCGCGTCGTCCGCGGCGGATCCTGGCTGCTCGCGCCCGAGTTCCTCCGCTCCGCGAGCCGCTACTGGTTCACGGCCGACTACCGGCTGCGCTATCTCGGTTTTCGGGTCGCTCGGACGCCGGCGCCTTGA